One Capsicum annuum cultivar UCD-10X-F1 chromosome 2, UCD10Xv1.1, whole genome shotgun sequence genomic window carries:
- the LOC107859317 gene encoding phospholipase A1-II 1, translating into MACMNKGWEILIGKIKSFLKRKKGIENRDNSIAERWEILSGKTNWEDLLDPLDYDLRLYLIHYGQMCQAIYDSFNNEEASKYRGTSRYSKKNLFTRVGLDKHNPYKYEITKYVYAASHVPSETEKVKQSNWIGYVAVAADEGKIALGRRDILIAWRGTVMVSEWNDDFENSLVQPTEIFGENTNNILVHKGFYSIYTSLNEASDFNRTTSARDQVLEEVKRLLDQYKEEEVSITVTGHSLGSSLSTLCAIDIVVNQINKEFPVTAFVFACPRVGEKNFKKAYGKLKTLQILRISNASDPVPKLPERGVVDGSENDWRVYEDVGFELLMETTKSKYLKKCINSHILEVYLHGIAGTHGPEGEFKLAIVRDIALMNKAADVLKDEYGVPVSWWIEKNKGMVQQEDGSWILMDHEDATLISYHRL; encoded by the exons ATGGCATGCATGAATAAAGGATGGGAGATTCTAATTGGAAAAATCAAGAGCTTCctcaaaaggaaaaaaggaatcGAAAACAGAGACAACAGCATAGCAGAAAGATGGGAGATTTTGAGTGGTAAGACTAACTGGGAAGACTTACTTGACCCTTTGGATTACGATCTTCGACTATACCTCATTCACTATGGCCAAATGTGTCAAGCCATCTACGACTCATTCAACAATGAGGAAGCTTCTAAATACAGAGGAACAAGTCGATACTCCAAAAAGAACCTCTTCACAAGAGTGGGGCTCGACAAACACAACCCCTACAAATATGAAATCACTAAATATGTATATGCAGCTTCACATGTACCAAGTGAAACTGAGAAGGTGAAACAATCAAACTGGATTGGATATGTTGCTGTTGCCGCTGATGAGGGTAAAATTGCATTAGGCAGGAGAGATATTTTAATTGCTTGGAGAGGGACCGTGATGGTCTCAGAATGGaatgatgattttgaaaattcattGGTCCAACCAACAGAAATCTTTGGAGAAAATACGAATAACATTCTAGTACACAaaggtttttattcaatttatacTTCTCTTAACGAGGCTTCGGATTTCAATCGAACAACCAGTGCTAGAGATCAG GTCCTTGAAGAAGTTAAAAGGTTGTTGGATCAATACAAGGAGGAGGAAGTGAGCATCACTGTTACGGGCCATAGTTTGGGTTCATCATTATCCACACTATGCGCGATTGACATAGTTGTGAACCAGATCAATAAGGAGTTTCCAGTGACTGCATTTGTGTTTGCTTGCCCACGAGTCGGAGAAAAGAATTTCAAGAAAGCTTATGGCAAACTGAAAACCCTTCAAATCTTACGCATTAGCAATGCGTCTGATCCTGTTCCGAAATTACCAGAGCGTGGAGTCGTAGACGGTTCTGAAAATGACTGGAGAGTGTATGAAGATGTTGGATTTGAACTGTTAATGGAGACAACAAAGTCAAAGTACTTGAAGAAATGCATAAATAGTCATATTCTGGAGGTTTATTTGCACGGAATTGCTGGAACACATGGACCAGAAGGAGAGTTCAAGTTGGCAATAGTTCGGGATATTGCTCTTATGAATAAGGCAGCCGATGTGTTGAAGGATGAATATGGTGTGCCGGTGTCATGGTGGATCGAGAAGAATAAAGGAATGGTTCAACAAGAAGACGGGTCTTGGATTCTCATGGATCATGAGGATGCGACACTTATTTCTTACCATAGATTGTGA